The proteins below come from a single Chitinophaga pinensis DSM 2588 genomic window:
- the trpS gene encoding tryptophan--tRNA ligase codes for MATSKEIVVSGIRSTGYLHLGNYFGAIRNYIRMQETFNCYFFVADWHSLTTHPDPKDLRSNVFRVLAENIASGLDPEKVALYVQSDIPEIAELYLLLNMLAYKGELERVPTFKDKVRLQPENVNAGLLTYPVLMSADILIHRAVKVPVGKDQEQHLEMACHYAQRFNSRYGELFPEPVAFNFGDNLVKIPSLDGEGKMSKSENQMATLYLSDSDELIRKKLSKAKTDSGPAEPGAPMSDSISNLFLLMEQVSTPEVIKHFRDTYENQSIRYGDMKKQLGDDMVNFIAPIREKALALQHDQTYLNRIMKEGAEKARESAAQTLQQARKLIGIHYY; via the coding sequence ATGGCTACATCAAAAGAAATAGTGGTAAGCGGAATCCGCTCTACCGGTTATTTACATCTAGGCAATTATTTCGGAGCTATCCGTAACTACATCAGGATGCAGGAAACTTTTAACTGTTATTTTTTTGTAGCTGACTGGCATTCTCTCACGACACATCCTGATCCTAAAGACCTGCGCTCCAACGTATTTCGGGTGCTGGCAGAAAATATTGCTTCTGGTCTTGATCCTGAAAAAGTGGCTCTGTATGTACAGAGCGACATACCGGAGATCGCTGAACTGTACTTGTTGCTGAATATGCTGGCATACAAGGGAGAGCTTGAAAGAGTACCTACTTTTAAAGATAAAGTACGTCTGCAACCGGAGAACGTGAACGCGGGCCTGCTGACTTATCCTGTACTCATGAGTGCAGATATCCTGATCCACCGTGCGGTAAAAGTACCGGTAGGTAAAGACCAGGAACAGCACCTGGAAATGGCCTGTCATTACGCACAGCGTTTTAACAGCCGTTACGGCGAGTTGTTCCCGGAGCCGGTAGCATTCAATTTCGGGGATAACCTGGTGAAAATACCAAGTCTTGATGGCGAAGGGAAAATGAGTAAGAGTGAGAACCAGATGGCGACCCTCTACCTGTCAGACAGCGACGAGTTAATCCGTAAGAAATTAAGTAAGGCGAAAACAGACAGTGGTCCGGCAGAACCAGGTGCTCCCATGTCAGATAGTATTTCAAATCTGTTCCTGTTGATGGAGCAGGTATCTACTCCTGAGGTGATCAAACATTTCAGGGATACGTACGAGAACCAATCTATCCGTTATGGTGATATGAAAAAGCAACTGGGTGATGATATGGTCAATTTCATTGCACCTATCAGGGAAAAAGCACTCGCATTGCAGCATGACCAGACTTACCTGAACCGTATCATGAAAGAAGGTGCGGAAAAAGCAAGGGAAAGTGCGGCACAGACTTTGCAACAAGCGAGAAAACTCATAGGCATTCACTACTATTAA
- the gatC gene encoding Asp-tRNA(Asn)/Glu-tRNA(Gln) amidotransferase subunit GatC: MEVNEMLVQQLADLARLEFSEQEKTEIKGDLQRMITFVEKLNELDTTNVKPLLHMTADRNVLREDVVVPSITREEGLQNAPAANDQYFKVPKVIKK, from the coding sequence ATGGAAGTGAATGAGATGCTGGTACAGCAACTGGCAGACCTTGCAAGGCTTGAGTTTAGCGAACAGGAAAAGACTGAAATTAAAGGAGATCTGCAACGTATGATCACCTTCGTAGAAAAACTGAACGAGCTGGATACCACTAACGTAAAACCATTATTACACATGACAGCAGACAGGAATGTGCTGAGAGAAGACGTGGTAGTTCCTTCCATAACCCGGGAAGAAGGCTTACAGAATGCGCCTGCTGCGAACGATCAGTACTTCAAAGTACCGAAAGTTATCAAGAAGTAG
- a CDS encoding ABC transporter ATP-binding protein — translation MHPSSVIHLEHIRKSYFIGKNELPVLKGINLDILKNEYVALMGPSGSGKSTLMNMLGCLDSPTSGKYVLSGHDVSQMEDDALARVRNKEIGFVFQQFNLMPRLSALENVAVPLIYAGINKKDREDKARFMLEKVGLGQRYKHRPNELSGGQCQRVAIARALVNDPSLILADEPTGNLDTKTSIEIMDIFGSIHASGNTVVLVTHEEDIAAHARRVVRLRDGLIESDRLNAEILAEAVK, via the coding sequence ATGCACCCAAGTTCCGTCATCCATTTAGAACACATCCGTAAGAGCTATTTCATTGGAAAAAATGAACTGCCTGTACTGAAAGGAATCAATCTGGACATTTTAAAAAATGAGTACGTAGCGCTGATGGGACCTTCCGGTTCCGGCAAATCCACGCTGATGAATATGCTCGGCTGTCTTGACAGTCCGACCAGCGGAAAATATGTACTGAGTGGCCATGATGTGAGCCAGATGGAAGACGATGCGCTGGCAAGGGTGCGTAATAAAGAAATCGGCTTTGTATTTCAGCAGTTTAACCTGATGCCGCGTCTCAGCGCATTAGAAAATGTGGCAGTACCGCTGATCTATGCCGGTATTAACAAAAAAGACCGGGAAGACAAAGCCCGCTTTATGCTGGAAAAAGTGGGTCTCGGACAGCGTTACAAGCACAGACCCAATGAGTTATCCGGAGGTCAGTGTCAGCGTGTCGCGATCGCCCGCGCCCTGGTAAATGATCCCTCCCTGATACTCGCCGATGAACCCACAGGTAACCTCGATACCAAAACTTCCATAGAAATCATGGATATCTTCGGTAGTATCCACGCCTCCGGTAATACGGTCGTGCTGGTCACCCACGAAGAAGATATCGCCGCTCATGCCCGCCGTGTGGTACGTCTGCGTGACGGATTAATAGAATCTGACAG